A window from Acidimicrobiales bacterium encodes these proteins:
- a CDS encoding VWA domain-containing protein, whose amino-acid sequence MSFASPLRLLLLVAPLALIGAYFWNERRRAGVAVRFTSVDLLASVAPKRPGWQRHVAPVLLLTTIVVLVLGFAEPLRTVHSPRQQATVVLTMDVSGSMIATDVAPDRLTAAKQAADTFVDALPSGIRVGLVAFSTQARVVTSPTSDRTTIKEAINGLTAEGATNTGDAIRVALASAEGVASGAKGKKVPAAIVLMSDGVPNQARGQEDAAAAVDDAVAQAKADGVKINTIAFGTDAGTVTIRGETIPVPSDPASMARIASGSGGKTFTAQSANQLKSVYDDIGRIVGYVTHRKKVTAAFTGLGLLIGAAAAAAALTWGHRIA is encoded by the coding sequence ATGAGTTTCGCCAGCCCCCTCCGTCTGCTGCTGCTGGTGGCGCCGCTGGCGCTCATCGGCGCGTACTTCTGGAACGAACGGCGGCGCGCCGGCGTCGCCGTGCGCTTCACCAGCGTCGACCTGCTCGCCAGCGTCGCCCCCAAACGCCCGGGCTGGCAGCGCCACGTTGCCCCCGTCTTGTTGTTGACGACGATCGTCGTGCTGGTGCTCGGCTTCGCCGAGCCGTTGCGCACGGTGCACTCGCCGCGCCAGCAGGCGACCGTCGTCCTCACTATGGACGTGTCGGGTTCGATGATCGCCACCGACGTGGCGCCCGACCGTCTCACCGCGGCCAAGCAGGCGGCCGACACCTTCGTCGACGCGCTGCCCTCGGGCATCCGCGTCGGCCTCGTGGCGTTCTCCACGCAGGCCCGCGTCGTGACCTCGCCGACGAGCGATCGCACCACGATCAAAGAAGCGATCAACGGCCTGACCGCGGAAGGCGCCACGAATACCGGCGACGCCATTCGCGTGGCGTTGGCGTCGGCCGAGGGCGTCGCCAGTGGAGCCAAGGGCAAGAAGGTGCCCGCCGCGATCGTGCTCATGAGCGACGGCGTGCCCAACCAGGCCCGCGGTCAGGAGGACGCGGCCGCGGCGGTCGACGACGCCGTGGCCCAGGCCAAGGCCGACGGCGTGAAGATCAACACCATCGCCTTCGGCACCGACGCCGGAACGGTCACCATTCGCGGTGAGACGATCCCGGTCCCGTCGGACCCCGCCAGCATGGCCCGCATCGCCTCGGGTAGCGGCGGCAAGACGTTCACCGCCCAGAGCGCCAACCAGCTCAAGTCGGTGTACGACGACATCGGGCGCATCGTCGGCTACGTCACCCATCGCAAGAAGGTGACGGCGGCCTTCACCGGCCTCGGATTGTTGATTGGCGCCGCGGCTGCCGCCGCCGCCCTGACGTGGGGACACCGCATCGCATGA
- a CDS encoding DUF58 domain-containing protein codes for MPPEGVPAATPSQVASKAALLHRFELDVTRRIEGVLSGAYVAYGRGPGSERVGARRYEPGDDARRIDWNLTARTMHPHVHVTEPDRELETWFVADQSASLDFGTAEREKRELVLAAVATFGFMAARSGNRFGLLTAGGAAIGRVPARTGRVAVLAALSSLYDTPRHESAPSPGADLAAALTQLQRTHRRRGRVVVASDFLDPGDWRTPLAHLALHHDVVAVHVIDRRELELPDVGMLRVVDPETGRLLEVQTRSRALRDRYAAAAAERRDAIRADIAQAGAASFELRTDGDWVLDVLRFLTTRTTFARTYA; via the coding sequence ATGCCGCCCGAAGGAGTCCCGGCGGCCACGCCGTCGCAGGTCGCGTCCAAGGCGGCGTTACTGCACCGCTTCGAACTCGACGTGACGCGCCGGATCGAGGGCGTGCTCAGCGGTGCCTACGTGGCCTACGGGCGCGGTCCGGGCAGCGAGCGCGTCGGCGCTCGCCGCTACGAACCCGGCGACGACGCCCGCCGCATCGACTGGAATCTCACGGCGCGCACGATGCATCCGCACGTGCACGTGACCGAACCCGATCGCGAACTCGAAACGTGGTTCGTGGCCGACCAGTCGGCCAGCCTCGACTTCGGCACCGCCGAGCGGGAGAAGCGCGAGCTCGTCCTCGCCGCCGTCGCGACGTTCGGCTTCATGGCGGCGCGCTCGGGCAACCGCTTCGGGCTGCTGACCGCCGGGGGCGCCGCCATCGGCCGCGTGCCGGCGCGCACGGGCCGCGTCGCCGTCCTCGCGGCGTTGAGTTCGCTCTACGACACGCCGCGCCACGAGTCGGCCCCTTCGCCGGGCGCCGACCTCGCGGCGGCGCTGACGCAACTGCAGCGCACGCATCGCCGGCGCGGCCGGGTTGTGGTGGCGTCGGACTTCCTCGACCCGGGCGATTGGCGCACGCCGCTGGCGCATCTGGCGTTGCACCACGACGTCGTGGCCGTCCACGTGATCGATCGCCGCGAACTCGAACTGCCTGACGTCGGCATGCTGCGCGTCGTCGACCCCGAGACCGGGCGCTTGCTCGAAGTGCAGACGCGCTCGCGCGCCCTGCGCGATCGCTACGCCGCCGCCGCTGCGGAACGGCGCGACGCCATCCGCGCCGACATCGCGCAGGCCGGCGCCGCGAGCTTCGAGCTACGCACCGACGGCGACTGGGTGCTCGACGTGTTGCGCTTCCTCACCACCCGCACCACCTTCGCCCGGACCTACGCATGA
- a CDS encoding MoxR family ATPase, whose translation MLLGMAPRTTPAAAQPLDAEQAGALIERALFEVKRVVVGQDRMIELTMICLLARGHCLLEGVPGIAKTLTVSTFAKVVGGSFVRLQFTPDLVPADIIGTRTWRPSREEFDIEWGPVFANFVLTDEINRAPAKVQSALLEVMAERQVSIAGQTKPLPHPFVVLATQNPIESEGVYALPEAQRDRFMMQVNVEQPSYADEGEIVRRMSVRAPEVDEIISLAQLDALCAATDNVFVHHAVQDYAVRLVMATREPEKWQLESLAPQIALGASPRGSLALVQAARAVALMHGRRHVMPSDIRDVAPEVLRHRILLSYEALAAGTTPDAIVERVLATIEQPHLAPSQDPASDEVGFAFEAVG comes from the coding sequence ATGCTGCTGGGCATGGCTCCCCGCACGACGCCCGCCGCCGCCCAACCACTCGACGCCGAACAGGCGGGGGCGCTCATCGAGCGCGCCCTGTTCGAGGTCAAGCGCGTCGTCGTTGGGCAGGACCGCATGATCGAGCTCACGATGATCTGCCTGCTCGCCCGCGGCCACTGCCTGCTCGAAGGCGTGCCCGGCATCGCCAAGACGCTGACCGTGTCCACCTTCGCCAAGGTCGTCGGCGGCTCGTTCGTCCGCCTCCAGTTCACGCCCGACCTCGTACCGGCCGACATCATCGGCACCCGCACGTGGCGCCCGTCGCGCGAAGAGTTCGACATCGAGTGGGGGCCGGTGTTCGCCAACTTCGTGCTCACCGACGAGATCAACCGCGCGCCCGCCAAGGTGCAGTCGGCGCTGCTCGAGGTGATGGCCGAACGTCAGGTCTCGATCGCCGGCCAGACCAAGCCGCTGCCGCACCCCTTCGTCGTGCTCGCCACGCAGAACCCGATCGAGTCCGAGGGCGTGTACGCGCTGCCCGAGGCCCAGCGCGACCGGTTCATGATGCAGGTGAACGTCGAGCAGCCGTCGTATGCGGACGAGGGCGAGATCGTGCGCCGCATGAGCGTGCGCGCCCCCGAGGTCGACGAAATCATCAGCCTCGCCCAGCTCGACGCGTTGTGCGCGGCAACCGACAACGTCTTCGTGCACCACGCGGTGCAGGATTACGCCGTTCGCCTCGTGATGGCGACGCGCGAGCCGGAGAAGTGGCAGCTCGAATCGCTGGCGCCCCAGATTGCGCTGGGCGCCAGCCCGCGCGGCTCGCTCGCCCTGGTGCAGGCGGCGCGCGCCGTCGCCTTGATGCACGGCCGCCGCCACGTGATGCCGAGCGACATCCGCGACGTCGCGCCGGAGGTGCTGCGCCACCGCATCCTGCTCAGCTACGAAGCCCTCGCCGCGGGCACGACGCCCGACGCCATCGTCGAGCGCGTGCTCGCCACCATCGAACAGCCACACCTGGCGCCGTCGCAGGACCCGGCGAGCGACGAAGTCGGCTTCGCCTTCGAGGCGGTCGGGTAG